Proteins encoded together in one Nostoc sp. PCC 7524 window:
- a CDS encoding DUF2382 domain-containing protein has product MALYKLEDFAGDYRDADSDNYDITNFDVYSDLDNDKVGTVKHILVDDAGRFRYLVVDTGFWIFGKQVLLPIGRSRINYSDRRVYATGLTREQVENLPDFQDLERIDYDYEERVRGVYRTPLSEAPLEASTPLEASAPLDVSTAYADRQPVTTPPTYERETYRYEHEPNLYEMNQRDHQNLKLYEERLVASKSRAKTGEVSVGKHVETETARVAVPVERERVVIERTTPEDAGRVVSPGEANFRDREATHVDIYEETPEIRKETVVREEVKVKKVVEQDTVQAEETLRREELDINQDDEQLRRTTR; this is encoded by the coding sequence ATGGCTCTATATAAACTGGAAGATTTTGCTGGCGACTATAGAGACGCTGATTCTGATAACTATGACATCACGAATTTCGATGTCTATTCTGACCTAGATAATGATAAAGTTGGCACTGTCAAACATATTTTAGTTGATGATGCTGGTCGTTTTCGTTATCTAGTTGTTGATACAGGATTTTGGATCTTTGGTAAACAAGTGTTGTTACCCATCGGGCGATCGCGCATCAACTACTCAGATCGGCGTGTATATGCTACTGGACTTACCAGAGAACAGGTAGAAAACTTGCCTGATTTCCAAGATTTGGAACGCATTGATTATGACTATGAAGAACGTGTGCGTGGAGTTTATCGTACTCCTCTAAGTGAGGCACCTCTGGAAGCATCAACACCTTTAGAAGCGTCAGCACCTTTAGATGTGTCAACCGCCTATGCTGATCGCCAACCAGTGACAACTCCTCCTACTTATGAGCGTGAAACATATAGATATGAACACGAACCAAATCTCTATGAAATGAATCAACGGGATCACCAAAACCTGAAACTATACGAAGAACGATTGGTTGCGAGTAAATCCCGTGCGAAGACAGGAGAAGTATCTGTTGGCAAGCACGTTGAAACTGAAACCGCCAGAGTTGCAGTTCCAGTTGAAAGAGAACGAGTAGTGATTGAACGCACCACTCCAGAGGATGCTGGTAGAGTTGTTTCTCCTGGCGAGGCTAACTTCCGTGACAGAGAAGCTACTCATGTAGATATTTACGAAGAAACCCCTGAAATCCGCAAAGAAACTGTGGTGCGGGAAGAAGTAAAAGTTAAGAAAGTGGTGGAACAGGATACAGTACAAGCTGAAGAAACCCTGCGACGTGAAGAATTAGACATTAATCAAGACGATGAGCAATTACGTCGTACCACACGCTAG
- a CDS encoding glutamate-cysteine ligase family protein gives MVFLFGIEHEVAFLNKEGKFADFACTKFADFAQIVDRLPIYPDDHLQLRVGDAGIRKKRWYIEGFERFADSDKVIDCLSKGIEIRTTIHSHIQSAIAELSDSFRLLTEVATDFGLSPVLTSFHPYKTVFEPQPPLNEYEIKQLQAYPDEQTANIYMVTYGPDLNISVPDLPIEQVIDIGQKLTYYSPYIVPFSYSSPFYNGTLWEGLSVRTFIRTGKRPAALVFVPEAEQLIKSVPSLTKIARLPAEVGRIEFKAFDSCDDFSIYAALLALLKGLVLDESLSGRATIPDAGLHQLSAKFGFSNEDIFRNTTEILQAAEVALGDDPDVKLLAPLKLMLEQRQTKSQELIEIFQRIGSIEETLKQTYRSLL, from the coding sequence ATGGTTTTCTTATTTGGGATTGAGCATGAAGTAGCTTTTTTGAACAAAGAAGGCAAGTTTGCAGATTTTGCTTGTACAAAATTTGCAGATTTTGCCCAAATTGTTGATAGACTACCCATCTACCCTGACGATCATCTACAACTACGTGTTGGTGATGCAGGGATTAGAAAAAAGAGATGGTACATTGAGGGGTTTGAAAGATTTGCTGATTCTGACAAAGTAATTGATTGTCTTTCCAAGGGTATAGAAATTAGAACAACCATCCACTCTCATATTCAAAGTGCGATTGCTGAATTATCAGATAGCTTTCGTTTATTGACTGAGGTTGCTACTGATTTTGGTTTATCACCAGTTTTAACCAGCTTTCATCCCTACAAAACAGTTTTTGAACCCCAACCCCCATTAAATGAATATGAAATTAAGCAGCTACAGGCTTATCCTGATGAACAAACTGCAAATATTTACATGGTGACATACGGACCAGATTTAAATATTTCAGTACCAGATTTACCCATTGAACAGGTAATTGATATTGGACAAAAGTTGACTTATTACAGCCCTTATATTGTGCCTTTTAGTTATAGTTCCCCTTTTTATAACGGCACACTTTGGGAAGGATTATCAGTGAGAACATTTATCAGAACTGGCAAAAGGCCAGCAGCTTTAGTATTTGTTCCAGAAGCAGAACAACTAATTAAGAGTGTGCCATCACTAACAAAAATTGCCCGTCTACCAGCCGAGGTAGGTCGCATTGAATTTAAAGCTTTTGATAGTTGTGATGATTTTTCTATCTATGCGGCATTATTGGCATTATTAAAAGGTCTAGTGTTAGATGAATCTTTGTCAGGTAGAGCCACTATACCCGACGCAGGGTTGCACCAACTGTCAGCAAAATTTGGCTTTAGTAACGAAGATATTTTCAGGAATACTACAGAAATTTTGCAAGCAGCAGAAGTTGCATTGGGAGATGATCCAGATGTGAAATTGTTAGCACCATTAAAATTGATGTTAGAACAACGTCAAACCAAATCTCAAGAATTAATAGAAATTTTTCAGCGTATAGGCTCTATCGAAGAGACACTGAAGCAAACATATCGCAGTCTGTTGTAG
- a CDS encoding peptidoglycan D,D-transpeptidase FtsI family protein produces the protein MQKSSNRLKFKQFRNPEFARRQRFSRRSSTKTITPNTQEQIPNPKSRLFTVWGILMASGLGLAINLYNLQIVQGPKLTERARNQQMVNLRPYMPRRLIVDRQENVLAIDRPVYTVYAHPKLFDKSHEEMAEQLAVMLDKTPADLVKIFQSRKSGITLASTLPEEIADRMRALRLNGLEFISKYSRYYPQNDLVADIVGYVNVDRRGQAGLEYSQEKWLERSAKSVRLSRAGNGALLPDYAPEGFLNSDDLRMQLTIDSRLQRAARTALKDQLENFKAKRGAVIVMDASDGAILALASQPTYNPNEFTKADISLFKNWTVTDLYEPGSTFKPLNVAIALENGVLKPDDVFNDTGAIRVNNFTIRNATRNGNGRINVAQVLQTSSNIAMVQMLQRLKPAIYYNWLERLGLGQPVDTDLPFVASSRLKSQEVFIRSAIEPATASFGQGFSLTPLQLVQMQGALANGGKLVTPHVVRGLVDTKGQMHYRPPYPAPRQIFSATTAQTVVEMMETVVNEGTGKVAKIPGYRIAGKTGTAQKASPNGGYIPGARITSFVGILPVESPRYVVLAVVDEPKGANAYGSTVAAPIVKSVMEALIPIEKIPPSREIDQQSAENGSRANQPARD, from the coding sequence ATGCAAAAATCATCAAATAGATTAAAGTTTAAACAATTTCGTAACCCAGAATTTGCTAGACGGCAAAGGTTTTCTAGAAGAAGTTCTACAAAGACGATTACCCCTAATACCCAAGAGCAAATACCAAATCCTAAATCCCGATTGTTCACTGTTTGGGGCATATTAATGGCTTCTGGACTAGGTTTGGCAATCAATCTGTATAATTTACAAATTGTCCAAGGGCCAAAGCTCACAGAGAGAGCCAGAAACCAACAAATGGTGAATTTGCGCCCATATATGCCTCGGCGCTTGATTGTCGATCGCCAGGAAAATGTATTAGCTATTGATCGCCCTGTATATACTGTATATGCCCATCCGAAGCTGTTTGACAAAAGTCATGAAGAAATGGCCGAACAGCTAGCTGTGATGCTAGATAAAACTCCGGCTGATTTAGTCAAAATTTTTCAAAGCCGCAAAAGTGGAATTACATTAGCTTCTACCTTGCCGGAAGAAATTGCCGATCGCATGAGGGCATTACGTTTAAACGGCTTGGAGTTTATTTCTAAATACTCCCGCTATTACCCACAGAATGATTTGGTAGCAGATATTGTCGGGTATGTCAATGTTGATCGTCGTGGTCAAGCTGGTTTGGAATACAGTCAGGAGAAGTGGCTGGAACGTTCTGCCAAATCAGTCCGCTTAAGTCGGGCTGGGAATGGGGCATTGCTGCCCGATTATGCTCCTGAAGGTTTTTTAAACTCAGATGATCTGCGAATGCAGTTAACTATCGATAGCCGCCTCCAAAGGGCTGCCCGTACTGCACTTAAAGACCAGTTAGAAAATTTTAAAGCCAAACGGGGCGCGGTGATTGTCATGGATGCCTCAGATGGAGCTATCTTGGCTCTAGCTTCTCAGCCTACCTATAACCCCAATGAATTCACTAAGGCAGACATTTCATTATTTAAAAACTGGACAGTAACGGATCTTTATGAGCCGGGATCAACATTTAAACCGTTGAATGTGGCGATCGCTCTGGAAAATGGCGTACTCAAACCAGATGATGTATTTAACGATACCGGAGCAATTCGAGTCAATAACTTCACCATCAGGAATGCTACTCGCAACGGTAACGGGCGGATCAATGTTGCCCAAGTTCTGCAAACTTCTAGCAACATTGCGATGGTACAGATGCTCCAAAGGTTGAAGCCTGCAATTTATTACAACTGGCTAGAACGTTTGGGGTTAGGACAACCAGTTGACACAGATTTACCCTTCGTAGCGAGTAGTCGGCTCAAAAGTCAAGAAGTATTTATCAGATCAGCCATTGAACCTGCCACCGCTTCCTTTGGACAAGGTTTTTCTCTCACACCCTTACAACTGGTACAAATGCAAGGAGCTTTAGCTAATGGCGGTAAACTCGTGACACCTCATGTTGTCCGGGGGCTAGTTGATACCAAGGGGCAAATGCACTATAGACCTCCTTACCCAGCACCACGCCAAATTTTTTCAGCGACTACAGCCCAAACAGTTGTAGAAATGATGGAAACAGTAGTCAACGAAGGTACTGGCAAGGTTGCCAAAATTCCTGGATACCGCATTGCAGGTAAAACGGGTACAGCCCAAAAAGCTAGTCCTAATGGTGGCTATATTCCCGGTGCGAGAATTACTAGCTTTGTCGGTATTTTACCCGTAGAATCTCCCCGCTACGTAGTTTTGGCAGTGGTAGATGAACCAAAAGGCGCAAATGCCTATGGTTCTACCGTCGCCGCGCCTATTGTTAAGTCTGTGATGGAAGCATTAATTCCCATAGAAAAAATTCCACCCAGTCGGGAGATAGATCAACAATCTGCTGAAAATGGTAGTCGAGCAAATCAGCCAGCTAGGGATTAA
- the glgB gene encoding 1,4-alpha-glucan branching enzyme, which translates to MSMTTIAPEQVNRIVWNQHHDPFEILGSHPIEQNGKSVWAVRAYLPNASAAWVVLPEQRQEYPMQAVHHPHFFECTIETSELSNYQLRIKEGEHERVTYDPYAFRSPRLTDFDLHLFGEGNHHRIYEKLGAHLTEVDGIQGVYFAVWAPNARNVSVLGDFNQWDGRKHQMRKGPTGVWELFIPELGVGVHYKYEIKNFDGHIYEKTDPYGFQQEPRPKTASIVTDLNSYQWSDEDWLEKRRHTDPLTNPISVYEVHLGSWLHASSAEPAKLPNGETAPVIIAAELNPGARFLTYRELAERLIPYVKDLGYTHIELLPIAEHPFDGSWGYQVTGYYAPTSRFGSPEDFMYFVDQCHQNGIGVIVDWVPGHFPKDGHGLAFFDGTHLYEHADPRKGEHKEWGTLVFNYSRNEVRNFLVANALFWFDRYHIDGIRVDAVASMLYLDYCRKPGEWLPNEYGGRENLEAADFLRQVNHLLFSYFPGVVSIAEESTAWPMVSWPTYTGGLGFNLKWNMGWMHDMLDYFSMDPWFRQFHQNNITFSMWYHHSENFMLALSHDEVVHGKSNIIGKMPGDRWQKLANVRCLFAYMFAHPGKKTMFMSMEFGQWSEWNVWADLEWDLLQYEPHQQLKQFFQELNHLYRAEPALYTLDFAREGFEWIDCSDNRHSVASFIRRDKDSENFIVVVCNFTPQPHSHYRIGVPEKGFYTELFNSDARQYGGSNMGNLGGKWTDDWSMHNRSYSLDLCLPPLGVLMLKLDREKTAEALKS; encoded by the coding sequence ATGTCCATGACCACGATCGCCCCTGAACAGGTTAATCGCATCGTTTGGAATCAGCATCATGATCCTTTTGAAATACTCGGTTCCCATCCCATAGAACAGAACGGTAAAAGCGTTTGGGCAGTGCGAGCTTACTTACCAAATGCTAGTGCTGCGTGGGTAGTTCTGCCGGAACAACGCCAAGAATACCCCATGCAAGCAGTACATCATCCCCATTTTTTTGAATGTACTATTGAAACTTCGGAACTCTCCAATTACCAACTACGGATTAAGGAAGGGGAACATGAGCGCGTCACTTATGATCCTTACGCTTTTCGTTCTCCGCGTTTAACAGATTTCGACTTGCATTTATTTGGTGAAGGTAATCATCATCGTATTTATGAAAAACTAGGCGCACACCTCACAGAAGTAGACGGTATTCAAGGCGTTTACTTTGCCGTTTGGGCCCCTAATGCTCGCAATGTTTCCGTACTAGGAGATTTCAACCAATGGGATGGACGGAAACACCAGATGCGTAAAGGGCCTACAGGGGTTTGGGAATTATTCATTCCTGAACTGGGGGTAGGTGTGCATTACAAATATGAAATCAAAAATTTTGATGGACATATTTACGAAAAAACTGACCCCTATGGTTTCCAACAGGAACCTCGCCCGAAAACCGCATCTATTGTTACAGACTTAAATTCATATCAGTGGAGTGATGAAGATTGGCTAGAAAAGCGTCGTCACACTGATCCTCTAACCAATCCCATATCAGTTTACGAAGTTCACTTAGGTTCTTGGTTACACGCTTCTAGTGCAGAACCCGCTAAACTACCTAATGGTGAAACTGCGCCTGTAATTATTGCGGCGGAACTCAATCCAGGCGCACGCTTCCTGACTTATCGGGAACTAGCCGAGCGATTAATTCCCTACGTTAAGGATTTGGGATATACCCATATAGAATTGTTACCCATTGCCGAGCATCCTTTTGATGGCTCTTGGGGTTATCAAGTAACAGGATACTATGCGCCTACTTCCCGTTTTGGTAGTCCAGAAGACTTTATGTATTTTGTGGACCAATGTCATCAAAACGGTATTGGGGTGATAGTTGATTGGGTTCCCGGTCACTTCCCGAAAGATGGACATGGTTTAGCTTTCTTTGATGGTACTCACCTATATGAACACGCAGATCCCCGCAAAGGTGAACATAAAGAGTGGGGAACTCTGGTGTTTAACTATAGCCGCAATGAAGTCCGCAACTTTTTAGTAGCAAATGCGCTGTTCTGGTTTGATAGATACCATATTGACGGTATTCGTGTTGATGCCGTCGCTTCTATGCTTTATCTTGACTATTGCCGTAAACCAGGAGAGTGGCTACCCAACGAGTACGGCGGTAGAGAAAACTTAGAAGCAGCCGATTTTCTACGTCAGGTCAATCATCTACTTTTCAGCTACTTCCCTGGTGTTGTTTCCATTGCGGAAGAATCCACTGCTTGGCCGATGGTTTCTTGGCCTACCTACACTGGAGGTTTAGGCTTTAACCTGAAATGGAACATGGGTTGGATGCACGATATGCTGGATTACTTCAGCATGGACCCGTGGTTCCGCCAATTCCACCAGAACAATATCACCTTTAGTATGTGGTATCACCACAGCGAGAACTTCATGCTGGCTCTGTCTCACGATGAAGTCGTGCATGGTAAGAGCAATATCATTGGCAAAATGCCGGGAGACAGATGGCAGAAGTTAGCTAATGTCCGTTGTTTGTTTGCCTATATGTTCGCCCACCCAGGTAAGAAAACCATGTTTATGAGCATGGAATTTGGCCAGTGGAGTGAATGGAATGTCTGGGCTGATTTGGAGTGGGATTTGTTACAGTATGAACCACACCAACAATTGAAACAGTTCTTCCAAGAATTGAACCATCTCTACCGTGCAGAACCAGCTTTGTACACCCTAGACTTTGCCAGAGAGGGGTTTGAGTGGATTGATTGTAGCGATAATCGCCACAGTGTAGCATCCTTCATCCGCCGTGACAAAGATTCTGAGAACTTTATCGTGGTGGTTTGTAACTTTACTCCACAACCACACTCTCATTACCGCATCGGTGTACCAGAAAAAGGATTTTATACTGAGTTATTCAATAGTGATGCGCGTCAGTATGGCGGTAGCAACATGGGTAACTTAGGCGGTAAGTGGACAGATGATTGGTCAATGCACAATCGTTCCTATTCCCTGGATTTATGTTTACCACCTTTGGGTGTGTTAATGCTCAAACTAGATCGGGAAAAAACAGCTGAGGCGCTAAAATCTTAA
- a CDS encoding nucleotidyltransferase domain-containing protein, which produces MITLPQISATAPNLITNKEAELLICCAKTKISPETASKIERLLQEEIDWNYLFKIAVWHKVQPLLYMSLKNTCPDKVSPSILAYLQTNCQKITLNNLLLSHRLINILKLLAANNIRAISFKGPILASSAYGNLSLRRFGDLDILVQKQDIPKVIELLKSQKYQLEEYLTETRDELQEVFCEYTLVSDDGIVYIDLHWELTPTYFPYKPKFDQLWERLQPISLAGANVLQLSLEDSILYLCVHGCKDLWERLSWICDLAELITAHPEIQWSKLWEEAKKQNCERMLLLGLFLAQDIQGINLPEAVNQRIQASSIIPKLAAEVKQRLFSQIDAPLDVFERSFWSWRLAFHFRVIESLKYKVLLCLFVCQFALTPKDKDYVALPLPNWLSGLYYLIRPVRLVIKFGINPLQRGIEWCVATFSDRKSLER; this is translated from the coding sequence ATGATTACATTACCTCAAATATCTGCGACAGCACCAAATCTGATCACAAACAAAGAAGCAGAATTACTCATCTGCTGTGCTAAAACCAAAATTAGTCCAGAAACAGCATCAAAAATTGAGCGGCTGCTACAGGAAGAAATAGACTGGAATTATCTGTTCAAAATCGCCGTCTGGCATAAAGTACAACCGCTACTGTACATGAGTTTGAAAAACACTTGTCCAGACAAAGTTTCTCCCAGTATTCTGGCTTATTTACAAACTAATTGCCAAAAAATTACCCTGAACAATCTCTTACTTTCTCACAGACTCATCAACATACTCAAATTATTAGCAGCCAATAATATTCGCGCCATATCCTTCAAAGGGCCAATATTGGCAAGTTCAGCTTACGGTAATTTATCCCTACGGAGATTTGGCGACCTAGACATTCTAGTTCAAAAGCAAGATATCCCCAAAGTCATAGAACTATTGAAATCTCAAAAATACCAACTAGAGGAATACTTAACCGAAACGCGAGATGAACTGCAAGAAGTATTTTGCGAATACACCTTGGTTAGTGATGACGGTATAGTATATATAGACCTGCACTGGGAATTGACACCAACTTACTTTCCTTATAAGCCAAAATTTGATCAGTTGTGGGAACGTCTTCAGCCCATATCTCTTGCTGGTGCTAATGTCCTGCAACTATCCCTAGAGGATTCAATTTTGTACCTCTGCGTACATGGTTGTAAAGACTTATGGGAAAGATTATCTTGGATTTGCGATCTTGCGGAATTAATCACAGCGCATCCTGAAATCCAATGGTCAAAACTATGGGAAGAGGCTAAGAAACAAAACTGTGAACGAATGCTGTTATTAGGATTATTTTTAGCCCAGGATATCCAGGGAATTAATCTACCAGAAGCAGTTAATCAAAGAATTCAAGCATCTTCAATTATTCCCAAACTAGCAGCAGAAGTAAAACAAAGATTATTTAGTCAAATTGATGCACCTTTAGATGTCTTTGAAAGGTCTTTTTGGTCTTGGCGTTTAGCTTTTCATTTCAGAGTTATAGAAAGCCTTAAATATAAAGTGCTACTATGTCTATTTGTGTGCCAATTTGCGTTAACTCCCAAAGATAAGGATTATGTGGCTTTGCCGTTACCAAATTGGCTTTCTGGTCTTTATTATCTGATTCGTCCCGTCAGATTAGTGATTAAATTTGGTATCAACCCATTACAAAGGGGAATAGAATGGTGTGTTGCGACTTTTAGCGATCGCAAGTCACTTGAGCGTTAA
- a CDS encoding alpha/beta fold hydrolase translates to MLQFQPPGFGHKVINTSLGKIVYYTQTAAPWLDNHTEELPPLLFLHNFGGGASAYEWSKVYPAFAPTHRILAPDLIGWGESAHPVRDYQIKDYLIAIAEFISQTCHQPVTVVASSLTAALAIRLAIQQPELFQSLYLVCPSGFDDFGQGAGRRLPLAIINTPLLDNLIYALGAENEMAVRNFLQSFLFTKPERVTPEMVQAYLTSAQQPNAKFAALAFLRGDLYFDLSLYIQQLTIPTVFFWGEQAQFTTIQLGRRLANLNISAIRAFHAIADAGVLPHLETPEIFIGLLRRYI, encoded by the coding sequence ATGCTTCAGTTTCAACCTCCTGGTTTTGGGCATAAAGTTATCAACACATCTTTGGGGAAAATCGTCTACTATACCCAAACGGCTGCACCTTGGTTAGATAATCACACTGAAGAGTTACCCCCGTTACTGTTTTTACACAATTTTGGCGGTGGGGCTTCTGCTTATGAATGGTCGAAAGTCTATCCAGCTTTTGCACCTACACACCGGATATTAGCCCCAGATTTAATTGGTTGGGGCGAATCGGCTCATCCAGTTAGAGATTACCAGATTAAAGATTATCTTATAGCGATCGCAGAATTTATCAGCCAAACTTGTCACCAACCAGTCACAGTGGTAGCTTCTTCACTGACGGCTGCTTTGGCTATTCGCTTGGCAATTCAGCAACCTGAGTTATTTCAAAGTTTGTATTTGGTATGTCCTTCTGGGTTTGATGACTTTGGCCAAGGTGCAGGACGCAGACTTCCACTAGCAATAATTAATACACCCCTATTAGACAATTTAATTTATGCCCTGGGGGCAGAAAATGAAATGGCAGTGAGAAATTTTCTGCAAAGTTTTCTCTTTACCAAACCAGAACGCGTCACACCAGAGATGGTGCAAGCTTATTTAACTTCTGCACAACAACCTAATGCTAAATTTGCTGCTTTAGCATTTTTACGTGGCGACCTGTATTTTGACTTAAGCTTGTATATTCAGCAACTAACAATTCCTACAGTATTTTTTTGGGGCGAACAGGCGCAGTTTACTACCATCCAATTAGGAAGACGCTTGGCTAATTTAAATATAAGTGCAATTCGAGCATTTCACGCGATCGCTGATGCCGGAGTATTACCCCATTTAGAAACACCTGAAATATTTATCGGATTGTTGCGGCGTTATATCTAA
- a CDS encoding HugZ family pyridoxamine 5'-phosphate oxidase: MSQVEKAQAEYEGFCQEFESVIISTVNEQGIPNASYTPFVMDDSKNIYIYVSGLSTHTKNIYANPHVCVLFIEDEAKTNQIFARRRLSFDCTASLIERETETWQQIVEQFRSRFGEIIEVLQGLADFRIFQLTPSEGRFVIGFGAAYHISGDRLNQLTQVRG, translated from the coding sequence ATGAGCCAAGTTGAAAAAGCTCAGGCTGAGTACGAAGGTTTTTGTCAGGAGTTTGAAAGCGTCATTATTAGCACTGTCAATGAACAGGGAATTCCCAATGCTAGTTATACGCCGTTTGTGATGGACGATTCTAAGAATATCTATATTTACGTTAGTGGGCTTTCAACTCATACCAAAAATATTTATGCTAATCCTCATGTATGTGTATTATTTATTGAGGATGAAGCCAAGACTAATCAAATTTTTGCGCGTCGGCGGTTGAGTTTTGATTGTACAGCTAGTTTAATAGAGCGGGAAACGGAAACTTGGCAGCAAATTGTGGAGCAATTTCGCTCACGTTTTGGCGAGATTATTGAAGTGTTACAAGGTTTAGCTGATTTTCGGATTTTCCAATTAACTCCTAGTGAGGGTCGGTTTGTCATTGGTTTTGGAGCAGCTTACCATATCAGTGGCGATCGCCTCAATCAATTAACTCAAGTTAGAGGATAA
- a CDS encoding CIA30 family protein — protein sequence MTDKNRSQWDLGRFLETLTYFEVIPLLNWVQQLIQGRPQDYRPDGGKSVGVVLVAGATGGVGKRVVKRLLETGVKVRALVRDIDKARSILGHDVDLVLADITKPETLTPVVMANIQAVICCTAVRVQPVEGDTADRAKYYQGVKFYQPEIVGDTPETVEYQGVKNLVEAAAKYLPSANEKLIFDFTNPSIELKNIWGALDDVVMGGVSASNILLVENTALFTGNVSTANSGGFASVRTKNFDPPFNLSGYEGVELRIKGDGQRYKIFLRTDTQWDSLGYSYSFDTVADTWINVRIPFTDLIPVFRAKSVSNAPPIDTSKINSLQLMLSKFEYDGALNPNFSPGNFALQLASIKAYGGSNTPQFILVSSAGVTRPGRPGINLEDEPPAVRLNDQLGGILTWKLKGEDSLRASGIPYTIIRPCALTEEVGGKALIFEQGDNIKGKISREDVAQLCVRSLQQPQACNVTFEVKSGENIVQFIDWPQLFSNLKPDL from the coding sequence GTGACAGATAAAAATCGTTCTCAATGGGACTTAGGTAGGTTTCTGGAAACCTTGACATATTTTGAAGTTATTCCTTTGCTTAACTGGGTACAGCAGTTAATCCAAGGTCGTCCGCAAGATTATCGACCCGATGGAGGGAAAAGCGTGGGTGTAGTCTTAGTAGCAGGTGCAACTGGTGGGGTTGGTAAACGTGTAGTCAAAAGACTTTTAGAAACAGGTGTAAAAGTTCGCGCATTGGTACGAGATATTGATAAAGCTAGGTCAATTCTTGGTCATGATGTTGACTTAGTATTGGCTGATATCACTAAGCCAGAAACCTTAACGCCTGTAGTGATGGCTAATATTCAAGCTGTAATTTGTTGTACAGCAGTACGTGTCCAGCCAGTAGAGGGAGACACAGCAGATAGAGCTAAATATTATCAAGGGGTGAAATTTTATCAGCCAGAAATTGTTGGTGATACTCCTGAAACAGTGGAATATCAAGGCGTAAAAAATTTAGTCGAAGCGGCAGCAAAATACTTACCATCTGCCAATGAAAAACTCATATTTGATTTTACCAATCCCTCAATAGAGTTAAAAAATATTTGGGGTGCGCTGGATGATGTGGTGATGGGTGGTGTGAGTGCCAGTAATATTTTATTAGTAGAAAATACCGCTTTGTTTACTGGTAATGTCTCCACTGCTAACTCTGGAGGATTTGCATCTGTCAGAACTAAAAACTTTGATCCACCTTTTAATTTATCAGGCTATGAAGGTGTAGAATTACGCATCAAAGGTGATGGTCAGCGTTATAAAATATTTCTGAGGACGGATACTCAATGGGATAGTTTAGGCTACAGCTATTCTTTTGATACTGTTGCTGACACTTGGATTAATGTGCGTATTCCCTTTACAGATTTGATTCCTGTATTTAGAGCTAAATCTGTATCGAATGCGCCACCAATTGATACAAGTAAAATCAATTCTTTGCAATTGATGTTGAGTAAATTTGAGTATGATGGCGCGTTAAATCCCAATTTCTCCCCTGGTAATTTTGCTTTACAGTTGGCATCAATTAAAGCCTATGGTGGTAGCAATACACCACAGTTTATTCTAGTCAGTTCCGCAGGTGTAACCCGTCCTGGTAGACCAGGAATTAATTTGGAGGATGAACCACCAGCCGTCAGGTTAAATGACCAATTGGGGGGAATTTTAACTTGGAAACTCAAAGGTGAAGATAGTTTAAGAGCCAGTGGGATTCCTTATACAATTATTAGACCTTGTGCTTTAACGGAGGAAGTTGGAGGTAAAGCACTGATATTCGAGCAAGGTGACAACATTAAAGGCAAAATTAGCCGGGAAGATGTAGCACAATTGTGTGTGCGATCGCTGCAACAACCACAGGCTTGTAATGTTACATTTGAAGTAAAGTCAGGGGAAAATATTGTTCAATTTATTGATTGGCCACAATTGTTTTCTAATTTAAAACCCGACCTGTAA
- the petE gene encoding plastocyanin: protein MKLIAASWRRLSLAVLSLVLVVSSFAIFAPSAAAETYTIKLGTDKGMLAFEPAKLTIKPGDTIEWLNNKVPPHNVVFDAALNPAKSGDLAKSLSHKNLMMSPGQKETTTFAADTPAGEYTFYCEPHRGAGMVGKIIVEG, encoded by the coding sequence ATGAAATTAATTGCTGCTAGCTGGCGACGCTTGAGTTTGGCTGTATTGTCACTTGTTTTAGTTGTAAGCAGCTTCGCCATTTTTGCGCCCAGTGCTGCGGCTGAAACTTACACAATAAAACTGGGTACTGATAAGGGAATGCTGGCATTTGAACCTGCAAAGTTGACAATTAAACCAGGCGATACTATCGAATGGTTAAACAACAAAGTACCTCCCCACAACGTTGTGTTTGATGCTGCTCTTAACCCAGCTAAAAGTGGCGATTTAGCTAAGTCTCTATCTCACAAAAACTTGATGATGAGTCCTGGTCAAAAAGAAACAACCACCTTCGCCGCAGATACTCCTGCTGGTGAATATACCTTCTACTGCGAACCCCATCGTGGTGCAGGCATGGTTGGTAAAATTATTGTTGAAGGCTAG